The nucleotide window AAAAGTCCTTTTAAAAATAATTTAAAGATAGGGAAAAATGAGTTAGATAATATATTATTGAAGAAATAAAAAAGAGTGAGCTAGATTTAAGCTCATAACATAGAGGGTTCTTGAAATTGAGGGGAGAGATGAAAGAATAGGGAGCTTCTCAATTTAAAGTGACGCAATTTTTCTTTCTATATAATAAGAATCAATAATAATTACAGGTTCAATGCTTTCGATATTTTTTTAACTTCTTTAGTTAAGTAATGAAGCTGTTCATGAACTTCCTGGAGATCCACGTTATTTTGGCTGTAATTACTGGCCTGCTGTTGTGCTTCCTGCAATGCGAGAGCAGCGGCAAATGTTGAAATCC belongs to Solibacillus sp. FSL W7-1436 and includes:
- a CDS encoding multidrug ABC transporter ATPase, encoding MHNNSRKKNNEPPIDNNPLIQAASLEVLAGLLATLAEGISTFAAALALQEAQQQASNYSQNNVDLQEVHEQLHYLTKEVKKISKALNL